Proteins co-encoded in one Hymenobacter swuensis DY53 genomic window:
- the holA gene encoding DNA polymerase III subunit delta encodes MTLTPDEILKQLQQRQFAPVYFLQGEEPYYIDLLADLLEKHVLPEHDKGFNQVVLYGKDTDVAGILGQAKRFPMMAERSVVIVKEAQAVADLEAEKSWPFLEAYLRNPLQSTVLVFCYKHKTLDARKKLGKLLAGDKKEPAPAGTVLMTSKKLYDNQVAPWLSTYVRSKNQQITPQATVMLAEYIGGELGRLTNEVDKMLINLLPGHSIDEDLVQRMVGISKEYNIFELQSALVRRDVLKANRILLYFEANPKNNPLIPNLTLLFNYFSRLLALHQNPNPSEADWLKMGLRFPIQRKDYQTGLKVFDFHRTRDIVHLIRRADAQSKGIDSGSMTDGEILRELIWLIIHPVPLHAVVGQ; translated from the coding sequence TTGACCCTCACACCCGACGAAATCCTGAAGCAGCTCCAGCAGCGGCAGTTCGCGCCCGTGTATTTCCTGCAGGGCGAGGAGCCGTATTACATTGATCTGTTGGCTGATTTGCTGGAAAAGCACGTGCTGCCCGAGCATGACAAAGGCTTCAACCAAGTGGTGCTCTACGGCAAGGATACCGACGTGGCCGGCATCCTGGGCCAAGCCAAGCGCTTCCCGATGATGGCCGAACGCTCGGTGGTCATCGTGAAGGAGGCCCAGGCCGTGGCCGACCTGGAGGCGGAAAAGTCGTGGCCGTTTCTGGAGGCGTACCTGCGCAACCCGCTGCAGAGCACTGTGCTGGTGTTCTGCTACAAGCATAAAACCCTGGATGCGCGCAAGAAGCTGGGCAAGCTGCTGGCCGGCGACAAAAAGGAGCCCGCGCCCGCCGGCACCGTGCTCATGACCAGCAAGAAGCTCTACGACAACCAAGTGGCGCCCTGGCTGAGCACCTACGTGCGCTCGAAAAACCAGCAGATTACGCCTCAGGCCACGGTTATGCTGGCTGAGTACATCGGCGGGGAGCTGGGCCGCCTCACCAACGAGGTAGACAAGATGCTCATCAACCTGCTGCCCGGCCACAGCATCGATGAGGACTTGGTGCAGCGCATGGTGGGCATCAGCAAGGAGTACAACATCTTCGAACTGCAGAGCGCTTTGGTGCGCCGCGACGTGCTCAAGGCCAACCGCATCCTGCTCTACTTCGAGGCCAACCCCAAGAACAACCCGCTCATCCCGAACCTGACGCTGCTGTTCAACTACTTCTCCCGGCTGCTGGCGCTGCATCAGAATCCCAACCCCTCGGAAGCCGACTGGCTGAAAATGGGCCTGCGCTTCCCCATCCAGCGCAAAGACTACCAGACCGGCCTGAAGGTGTTTGACTTCCACCGCACCCGCGACATTGTGCACTTAATAAGACGCGCCGACGCCCAAAGCAAAGGCATCGACTCGGGCTCCATGACCGACGGGGAAATCCTGCGGGAGCTAATCTGGCTGATCATCCACCCGGTGCCGCTGCACGCGGTGGTGGGGCAGTAG
- the tyrS gene encoding tyrosine--tRNA ligase yields MNLIDELRWRGMFHDMMPGTEEHLLKNAPITGYIGFDPTAPSLHIGNLATIMLLVHLQRAGHRPLALVGGATGMIGDPSGKSAERNLLDEDALRRNQAGIQVQLEKFLVFDDSPTGAQVVNNYDWFKDFGFLQFLREVGKHLTVNYMMAKDSVKRRIGGNEESGADGISYTEFSYQLLQGYDFFHLYKELGTTLQMGASDQWGNITTGTELIRRMSGGEGKAYALTGQLITKSDGTKYGKSETGTVWLDGAMTSPYQFYQFFYNSKDEDVPRLIRVFTLLPQAEIEALEAEHAQAPHLRTLQKALAQDVTIRVHGQAAYEAAVAASQVLFGGGELSSLDEATLLDVFAGVPHVEVPRASLAEHNVISLLSDATNAVIFPSKGEAKKMIQAGGVSLNRAKATLEQQATELPLLHDKYVVAQKGKKNYYLIKVV; encoded by the coding sequence TTGAACCTAATCGACGAACTGCGCTGGCGGGGCATGTTTCACGACATGATGCCCGGCACCGAGGAGCACCTGCTGAAGAACGCGCCCATCACCGGCTACATCGGCTTCGACCCCACCGCGCCTTCCCTGCACATCGGCAACCTGGCCACCATCATGTTGCTGGTGCACTTGCAGCGCGCCGGCCACCGGCCCCTGGCACTAGTGGGCGGTGCCACCGGGATGATTGGCGACCCCTCGGGCAAATCAGCGGAGCGCAACCTGCTGGATGAAGACGCCCTGCGCCGCAACCAGGCCGGCATCCAAGTCCAGTTGGAGAAGTTCCTGGTGTTCGACGACTCGCCCACCGGGGCGCAGGTAGTGAACAACTACGACTGGTTCAAGGATTTTGGCTTCTTGCAGTTCCTGCGCGAAGTGGGCAAGCACCTCACCGTGAACTACATGATGGCCAAAGACTCGGTGAAGCGCCGCATCGGCGGCAACGAGGAATCCGGGGCCGATGGCATCAGCTACACCGAGTTCAGCTACCAGCTGCTGCAGGGCTACGACTTCTTCCACCTCTACAAAGAGTTGGGCACCACTCTGCAGATGGGCGCTTCGGACCAGTGGGGCAACATCACCACCGGCACCGAGCTGATCCGGCGCATGTCGGGCGGCGAGGGCAAGGCCTACGCCCTCACTGGCCAGCTCATCACCAAGTCCGACGGCACCAAGTATGGCAAGAGCGAAACCGGCACCGTGTGGCTGGATGGCGCCATGACCTCGCCCTACCAGTTCTACCAGTTCTTCTACAATAGCAAGGATGAGGACGTGCCCCGCCTCATCCGCGTGTTCACGCTGCTCCCGCAGGCGGAAATTGAAGCCCTGGAAGCCGAGCACGCCCAAGCCCCGCACCTGCGCACTCTGCAGAAGGCCCTGGCCCAAGACGTGACCATCCGCGTGCACGGCCAGGCGGCCTACGAAGCGGCTGTAGCGGCCTCGCAGGTGCTGTTCGGCGGCGGGGAGCTCAGCAGCCTCGACGAGGCCACGCTGCTCGACGTGTTTGCCGGTGTGCCCCACGTGGAGGTACCCCGCGCCAGCCTTGCCGAGCACAACGTTATCAGCCTGCTAAGCGACGCCACTAACGCCGTCATCTTCCCCTCCAAAGGTGAGGCCAAGAAGATGATTCAGGCGGGCGGCGTGAGCCTGAACCGCGCCAAGGCCACTTTGGAGCAGCAGGCCACCGAGCTGCCGCTGCTGCACGACAAGTATGTAGTGGCCCAGAAGGGCAAAAAGAACTACTACCTGATCAAGGTAGTGTAA
- a CDS encoding FMN-dependent NADH-azoreductase, giving the protein MNILNVISSPRGGASFSIKLANGIIEKLQAANPGSTVTTRDLATHPFPQLEEAKLQSFFTPPANRTPEQQEAARHSDDAIAELQAADVIVIGAPLYNFGIPSTLKAWIDHIARAGITFQYVDGAPQGLVTGKKVYVAMSSGGIYSEGPAAGYDFVAPYLKAVLGFIGMTDVTVARVEGVAVPGVQDTALEKALNSVAI; this is encoded by the coding sequence ATGAACATTCTGAACGTCATTTCCAGCCCACGCGGCGGCGCTTCCTTCAGCATTAAGCTGGCCAACGGCATTATCGAGAAGCTGCAGGCTGCCAACCCCGGCAGCACCGTAACCACCCGGGACCTTGCTACCCATCCCTTCCCGCAACTGGAAGAGGCCAAGCTGCAGTCCTTCTTCACGCCGCCCGCCAACCGCACGCCCGAGCAGCAGGAAGCCGCCCGTCACTCCGACGATGCCATTGCTGAGCTGCAGGCCGCCGACGTCATCGTTATCGGCGCGCCGCTCTACAACTTCGGCATCCCGTCCACGCTCAAAGCCTGGATTGACCACATTGCCCGCGCCGGCATCACGTTCCAGTATGTTGATGGAGCTCCGCAGGGACTGGTAACGGGCAAGAAAGTGTACGTGGCCATGTCCAGCGGCGGCATCTATTCGGAAGGGCCGGCCGCTGGTTACGATTTTGTAGCACCCTATCTGAAAGCCGTGCTGGGCTTCATTGGCATGACCGATGTAACCGTGGCGCGGGTAGAGGGCGTTGCCGTACCCGGGGTGCAGGACACCGCCCTGGAAAAAGCTCTGAACAGCGTAGCTATCTAA
- a CDS encoding aminotransferase class I/II-fold pyridoxal phosphate-dependent enzyme — MDLFEKIAANRGPLGVHSHYAHGYFAFPKLEGEIKPRMIFRGKEVLTWSLNNYLGLANHPEVRKADADGAAEYGMALPMGARMMSGNSNLHEQLESELAEFVMKPDCMLLNFGYQGVVSIIDAMVNRHDVIVYDAESHACIIDGVRLHAGKRFVYVHNDMASLEKQLQRAERIIAETGGAILVITEGVFGMSGNQGDLRGVIALKEKYQFRLFVDDAHGFGTQGATGAGTGEEQGVQDGIDLYFSTFAKSMASIGAFVAGPENVIEYLRYNMRSQIFAKSLPMPLVVGALKRLELLRTQPELKENLWTIVRALQSGLREKGFNLGTTTSCVTPVLLTGQISDAAQITFDLRENHGIFCSIVVYPVVPKGVIMLRLIPTASHSLDDVAVTIKAFEAVQEKLSKGLYSKAEVPAGLQD, encoded by the coding sequence GTGGATCTATTTGAGAAGATTGCCGCCAACCGCGGCCCGCTGGGTGTCCACTCACACTACGCGCACGGCTACTTCGCTTTCCCTAAGCTGGAAGGCGAAATTAAGCCCCGCATGATTTTCCGCGGCAAGGAAGTGCTTACCTGGAGCCTCAATAACTACCTGGGCCTGGCCAACCACCCCGAGGTGCGCAAGGCCGATGCCGATGGCGCGGCCGAGTACGGCATGGCCCTGCCCATGGGCGCCCGCATGATGTCGGGCAACTCCAACCTGCACGAGCAGCTGGAAAGCGAGCTGGCCGAGTTTGTAATGAAGCCGGACTGCATGCTGCTCAACTTCGGTTACCAAGGCGTGGTAAGCATCATCGACGCCATGGTGAACCGCCACGACGTAATTGTGTACGACGCTGAGTCGCACGCCTGCATCATTGACGGGGTTCGTCTGCACGCCGGCAAGCGGTTCGTGTACGTGCACAACGACATGGCCAGCCTGGAGAAGCAGCTGCAGCGCGCCGAGCGTATCATTGCCGAAACCGGCGGCGCTATTCTGGTGATTACCGAGGGCGTATTCGGCATGTCGGGCAACCAGGGCGACCTGCGGGGCGTGATTGCACTGAAGGAGAAATACCAGTTCCGCCTGTTCGTAGACGACGCTCACGGCTTCGGTACGCAGGGGGCTACGGGTGCCGGAACGGGCGAAGAACAGGGCGTACAGGACGGTATCGACCTTTATTTTTCGACGTTTGCCAAGTCGATGGCCAGCATCGGCGCCTTCGTAGCTGGTCCCGAGAACGTAATTGAATATTTGCGCTACAACATGCGCAGCCAGATTTTCGCCAAAAGCCTGCCCATGCCGCTTGTAGTGGGCGCTTTGAAGCGGTTGGAGCTGTTACGCACCCAGCCTGAGCTGAAAGAAAACCTCTGGACCATCGTACGGGCGCTGCAAAGCGGTTTGCGCGAAAAGGGCTTCAATCTGGGCACTACCACCTCCTGCGTAACGCCGGTGCTGCTGACCGGCCAAATCTCCGACGCGGCCCAGATTACCTTCGATCTACGTGAGAATCACGGCATTTTCTGTTCCATCGTGGTGTACCCGGTGGTGCCGAAGGGCGTTATCATGCTGCGCCTCATCCCCACGGCCAGCCACTCGCTCGATGATGTGGCCGTGACCATCAAAGCCTTCGAGGCGGTGCAGGAGAAGCTCTCGAAAGGACTATATTCCAAAGCTGAAGTGCCTGCCGGCCTCCAGGACTAA